The stretch of DNA AACGCGAGTTCAGGCACGCTAAGAAAACGACGAGCCGCCGCCGCTTCAACACGCTGAAGTTCTTCTATATCCCTGCGGCAACTGATGGATACGGTCATTATCCCTTCCTTTTATGACGGTGAAGCAGTGCAGTCTTGCGGGCTATTTTACTCGACCCTGGCCGTTTCGTTGACCGCCGATTGACGTTAGCGCTTCCACAAATGTTAATCAGGAGTAAACTAAAGGTAAGCAACTCATCTGTGTTATTGCGCAATCAACCATAACAAGTGACACCTGCCATATGAAATTCAAATCGGCTATCAAGCCTTACCAGGCCGCAGCGGGCGGCTGGGGTTCTCTCGAAGCGACCACCCGCTTCGTCATCGACAGCAAACATGCTCTGAAAAACCTGCGCAACCTGATGCGCATGAACAAGGCTAAAGGCTTTGACTGCCCGGGCTGTGCCTGGGGTGACGATAACAAAAGCACCTTTAGCTTCTGCGAAAATGGCGCTAAAGCCGTCACCTGGGAAGCCACTCGCCGTTTTATCGACAGCGAGTTTTTTGCTCAACACAGCGTCAGTAAACTTTATCAACAAAGCGACTATTTCCTCGAATACCAGGGCCGCCTTACCGAACCGCTTAGCTACAATCCGCAAACTGACCGCTACGAACCCATCAGCTGGGCCAGCGCGTATAGCCTGATTGCGCAACATATCAAGGCAATGGATAACCCGGATCAGATTGAACTCTACACCTCCGGTCGCGCCAGCAATGAAGCCTCTTACCTTTATCAGCTTTTTGGCCGCATGCTGGGCACCAATAACTTTCCGGACTGCTCAAACATGTGCCATGAAGCCAGCGGCAGCGGGCTGAAGCGCAGCATCGGCGTAGGAAAAGGCACCATCAGACTGGATGATTTTGATAAAGCCGACGCCATTTTTGTCTTTGGGCAGAATCCCGGCACCAACCATCCGCGAATGCTGCACAGCCTGCGTCATGCGGCGGAAAACGGTGCCCAGATAGTCACCTTTAATACGCTGCGTGAGCGCGGCCTGGAACGCTTTGCCGATCCGCAAAAGCCGCTGGAAGTTATCACCCCGCTGGCGGGCACCATCAGCACCAACTATTACCAACCGAATCTGGGCGGCGACATGGCCGCCGTTCGCGGTATGGCCAAAGCACTGCTGGAAGCCCATCGCCGCCGTATTACCGAAGGCGAAGAAGGCGTATTCGATCTGGCATTTATCGACGCCAATACCCAGGGCGTGGACGCCTGGTTTACCGCCATCGATGAAACCAGCTGGGAGAAAATCACCCAGCAGTCCGGCCTGAGCGAACTGCAGCTCCGCGACGCCGCAGCAATCTGGCAGCATTCAAAACGGGTCATTTTTACCTGGGCCATGGGCATCACTCAACATAAACACTCGCTGAATACCGTGCGTGAAATCGTTAACCTGCAGCTGCTCGGAGGGCATTTAGGCCGCCCTGGCGCTGGCCTGTGCCCGGTGCGTGGTCACAGCAACGTGCAGGGCAACCGCACGATGGGGATTGACGAGAAGCCGCCGGTAAGCCTGCTGGATAACCTGGCCAACCACTTTGATTTTGAGCCTCCGCGCGAGCACGGCCACAACACCGTTGAAGCTCTGGCCGCCATGCTGCGCGATGAAATAAAAGTGCTGGTTGCGCTGGGCGGAAACCTTGCCGCTGCGGCACCGGACAGCCCAAGAACGGAAGAAGCCATTAGCCGCTGCGGCCTGACCGTGTTCATCAGCACCAAGCTTAACCGCAGCCACCTCGTGCCGGGCAAAGCCTCGCTGATTCTGCCCACTCTGGGCCGCACTGAAGAAGATATGCAGGCTACCGGGCGGCAGTTTGTCACCGTCGAAGACTCCTTCAGCATGGTGCACGCCTCCGAAGGCATCGGTAAGCCGATTGCGGATACGCAGCGTTCGGAAACCGCCATTGTGGCCGGCATTGCCGATGCGGTTTTAGGCCGAAACAAACTCGACTGGCTCGAGCTTGCCGACGACTACAACCTTATTCGCGATCATATTGCCGCCACCCTGCCCGGCTTTAAAGACTTCAATCAGCGCTGCGAAGAACCCGGCGGATTTTATCTGGGGAATGCGGCAGCTGAACTACGGTTTAATACGCCGAGCGGTAAAGCGGAATTCAGCCATGCCCCACTGCCTGACTCGTTGTGGGAAGGCGTAACGGCCCCCTTCACGCTGCAAACGCTGCGTTCTCACGATCAGTACAACACCACGATTTATGGCCTGGACGATCGCTATCGCGGCGTTTACGGCCAGCGTGATGTCCTGTTTATTCATCCTGATGATATGGGTGAGCTGGGTCTGAACGACGGTGATAAAGTCGATATTGAAACCGTCTGGCACGACGGGATTACCCGTAAAGTCAGAGGTTTTAAGCTGGTCGCGTATGACATTCCGCGCGGTAACCTCGCGGCCTATTACCCGGAAACCAACCCGCTGGTGCCGCTTGGCAGCGTTGGGGACGGCACCGGCACGCCGACGTCAAAATCCGTTCCGGTGAAAATTACCCGTAGCGAAGCGGAAGATAAGCGCCGAATCGCCTGAATTTGTTATGGAATGAACTTACCCTGGCCCTCTCCTACTGGAGAGGGAAATCTTACCCCGCCCCAAGGAGTTAGTGATGCAGCAGTGGTCCGATGTAGATGAATACCTCGTCAGTGCTTTGATCCCTTCCGATACCGTTTTCCAACAAATCCTCGACAATAATCATGCCGCTGGGCTACCCGCCCACGATGTAGCCCCTAACCAGGGGAAATTCCTTCAGCTGCTGGTGGAGATAACCGGCGCGCGCAAAATCCTCGAGATTGGTACGTTGGGAGCGTACAGTTCCGTCTGGATGGCGCGAGCCCTGCCCGCTGACGGCAAGCTGGTTACGCTTGAAGCCGACCCTCGTCACGCCGAAGTTGCGCAAAAAAATATTAAGCTCGCAGGATTGGAAAAAACTATTGAATTGCATATCGGCCCGGCGGCACAAACGCTCGCCCATCTGGGTAATGAAGCGCCGTTCGATTTGATTTTTATCGATGCCGATAAGCCTAATAACCCGGTTTATCTGGAATGGGCATTAAAATATTCGCGCCCTGGCACGCTAATTATCGGGGACAACGTGGTGCGTGACGGTGAGGTTGCCAACCCCAACAGCGACGACGATCGCGTTCAGGGCGTGAGAACCTTTATCGAAATGATGGGAAACCACACAGGCCTTTCTGTAACCGCGCTACAAACGGTCGGCAGTAAAGGCTGGGATGGTTTTACACTGGCAAGAGTGAAATGAGCCAACCCCTTTCCAGCTGGAAAGGGATTGATATCAGAGCGCTACCTGCTCCATCGCCTGCAAAATACGCTTATCGGAAATCGGATACGGGGTTCCCAGCTGCTGGGCAAAATAGCTGACGCGCAGCTCTTCTATCATCCAGCGGATCTCCTGCACCTCTTCGTTTTCGCGGCTGGCTGGCGGTAGCTTGTTCAACCACTGCTGCCATGCCTGCTGCACGCTTTCCACTTTCAGCATTTGCGCACGATCGCGGTGAGGATCGATAGCCATTTTTTCCAGCCGCTTCTCGATAGCCTGCAGGTAACGCAGCGTGTCGCCGAGGCGCTTATAGCCGTTGCCGGTCACAAAACCTCGATAAACCAGGCCGCTCATCTGCGCCTTAACATCCGACAGGCCAAGCGCCATGGTCATATCCACACGCCCTTTCAGCCGTTTGTTGATGTTAAATACCGCAGTAAGGATCTGCTCGACCTGTTTGGCAATCTCAACCACCGTGTCGTTCAGCTCTGCGCGTACTTTTTCATGCAGCACGGCAAACCCTTCTTCGCTCCAGACCGGCCCGCCATTTTGCGCAATCAGCTTATCAATACCGCAGGAAATGCAGTCGTCGATAAGCTCCAGCACTTTGCCGTACGGGTTAAAGTAGAGGCCAAGCTTGGCTTTATTCGGCAGCTTTTCATGCAGGTATTTCACCGGCGACGGAATGTTCAGCAGCAGCAGACGGCGCAGCCCACGCCACATTGCCTGTTGCTGTTCAAGCGGATTATCAAACAGCTTAATCGCCACGCTCTCTTTTTCATCCACCAACGCCGGGAAGGCCTTCATCCGGTAGTTGCCGCGTTTCTGCTCATAGCTTTCAGGCAGCGAACCAAAACTCCAGATGTGCAGTCCGCTCTGCTCGATGCCGTCGTCCGCCACGGCGGACAGCGTCTGCTGAACCTTATCTTTCAGGCCGCCCTTCAGCTCGCTAAGGTCTTTACCCTCTTTCAGCTTTTTGTTGTGCTCGTCCACTACGCGGAAGGTCATTTTCAGGTGATCGGGCACCTGATCCCAGTGCCAGTCTTCCCGGTCAATGGTCACGCCCGCCATACGGCGGAATTCGCGCTCAAGGCTGTCCAGCAGCGGGAGTTCCAGCGGCGTAGCCCGGCCTAAAAACGCTTCCGCATAGTTAGGGGCCGGGACAAAGTTGCGTCGCACCGGCTTCGGCAGAGACTTGATCAGGGCGATAATCAGTTCACGGCGCACGCCAGGGATCTGCCACTCAAAACCGGCCTCCTCAACCTGGTTAAGCAACGGCAGAGGGATATGAACCGTTACGCCGTCGGCGTCCGCGCCAGGCTCAAACTGATAGGTCAGGCGCAGCTTCAG from Cedecea neteri encodes:
- a CDS encoding FdhF/YdeP family oxidoreductase codes for the protein MKFKSAIKPYQAAAGGWGSLEATTRFVIDSKHALKNLRNLMRMNKAKGFDCPGCAWGDDNKSTFSFCENGAKAVTWEATRRFIDSEFFAQHSVSKLYQQSDYFLEYQGRLTEPLSYNPQTDRYEPISWASAYSLIAQHIKAMDNPDQIELYTSGRASNEASYLYQLFGRMLGTNNFPDCSNMCHEASGSGLKRSIGVGKGTIRLDDFDKADAIFVFGQNPGTNHPRMLHSLRHAAENGAQIVTFNTLRERGLERFADPQKPLEVITPLAGTISTNYYQPNLGGDMAAVRGMAKALLEAHRRRITEGEEGVFDLAFIDANTQGVDAWFTAIDETSWEKITQQSGLSELQLRDAAAIWQHSKRVIFTWAMGITQHKHSLNTVREIVNLQLLGGHLGRPGAGLCPVRGHSNVQGNRTMGIDEKPPVSLLDNLANHFDFEPPREHGHNTVEALAAMLRDEIKVLVALGGNLAAAAPDSPRTEEAISRCGLTVFISTKLNRSHLVPGKASLILPTLGRTEEDMQATGRQFVTVEDSFSMVHASEGIGKPIADTQRSETAIVAGIADAVLGRNKLDWLELADDYNLIRDHIAATLPGFKDFNQRCEEPGGFYLGNAAAELRFNTPSGKAEFSHAPLPDSLWEGVTAPFTLQTLRSHDQYNTTIYGLDDRYRGVYGQRDVLFIHPDDMGELGLNDGDKVDIETVWHDGITRKVRGFKLVAYDIPRGNLAAYYPETNPLVPLGSVGDGTGTPTSKSVPVKITRSEAEDKRRIA
- a CDS encoding O-methyltransferase, producing the protein MMQQWSDVDEYLVSALIPSDTVFQQILDNNHAAGLPAHDVAPNQGKFLQLLVEITGARKILEIGTLGAYSSVWMARALPADGKLVTLEADPRHAEVAQKNIKLAGLEKTIELHIGPAAQTLAHLGNEAPFDLIFIDADKPNNPVYLEWALKYSRPGTLIIGDNVVRDGEVANPNSDDDRVQGVRTFIEMMGNHTGLSVTALQTVGSKGWDGFTLARVK